The Electrophorus electricus isolate fEleEle1 chromosome 19, fEleEle1.pri, whole genome shotgun sequence genome has a segment encoding these proteins:
- the LOC113588875 gene encoding uncharacterized protein LOC113588875 — protein sequence MRGDLHTLNNAHLLDNQLQFLCNEDTVPDPPISSTKTYKHQPEWSPICKLHCSEEKEINDPDWECVLVRDRDLRGLQSGETQSSRTRKSTNQTRREAFTRYVELLYRQPLGIVIPEDDSFDLLTALCSPKPSEPQPLIPPLLQDGFFPNRSQATKRDEVKSDHPRQKTPGFVPNSVLAGRLWPDVVMDEVPLTKPWTLQADLGHDLMQSEMDERQFEEYDSGSPVHLLETPPKPQCPTPPPAPAPPPAPPQPKKMEYMLKPLKPLPPIKKDPPPPPQTLPPFPPKPDTPPPPHPSSPQLPHFLCQFLQEQWFCTMYPDRRSIPETLSATEFCDQLLDFLKCCSLEHKLCVLRAIVTLHTQGLLDNIQHITHTLLALHHTIRHSNMMDKDGFATELLNFLVCVNPHSYDITVELLTLLANKELRLQGIARGILQALGVDDAQRWILPQLQPWQGYPQQTLREAAYLWLHSWAEQYRVLKRPALVQDAQGKSVVAPAEVLCYFCWIQREAQTQPPPPPLEGRKDTVRLDTRSHRWEAVQRLGETHTMSRLREPQGLVLPPLVSRPFLMGFTRLLSLPLPRVTLSSFPFSLDPHCLREALPQRYFILERSYTHYYR from the exons TTTCTGTGTAATGAGGACACAGTGCCTGACCCACCCATTTCCTCTACTAAGACCTATAAACACCA GCCTGAGTGGTCTCCCATCTGCAAACTGCACTGTTCTGAAGAAAAGGAGATCAATgatcca gattgggagtgtgtgttggtacGAGATCGAGACCTACGAGGCCTGCAGAGTGGAGAGACCCAGAGCAGCAGGACGAGGAAGAGCACAAATCAGACCAGGAGAGAGGCCTTCACACGCTACGTAGAGCTACTGTACCGCCAGCCCTTAGGGATTGTT ataccAGAGGATGATTCGTTTGATCTGCTCACTGCACTCTGTTCTCCAAAACCATCTGAACCTCAACCTCTGATCCCTCCACTTCTACAAGACGGCTTCTTCCCTAACCGCAGCCAAGCAACGAAGCGAGAT GAAGTGAAGTCAGACCACCCTCGTCAAAAAACCCCTGGCTTTGTGCCCAACTCCGTGCTGGCTGGCCGCCTGTGGCCCGATGTGGTCATGGACGAGGTCCCACTCACCAAACCGTGGACACTACAGGCTGACCTTGGGCATGATctcatgcag AGTGAGATGGATGAGAGGCAGTTTGAGGAGTATGATTCGGGCTCTCCTGTACACCTCCTAGAGACTCCACCCAAACCACAATGTCCTacaccacctccagctccagccccaccccctgccccaccccagCCCAAGAAGATGGAATACATGCTGAAG CCActaaagcccctccctcccatTAAGAAAgacccacctccaccacctcaaACCCTACCTCCATTTCCACCCAAACCTGATActcccccacctcctcacccctcCTCACCACAGCTGCCCCACTTCCTGTGCCAGTTCCTGCAGGAGCAGTGGTTCTGCACCATGTATCCTGACCGAAGa agtattCCTGAGACTCTGAGTGCGACTGAGTTCTGTGATCAGCTGCTGGATTTTCTGAAGTGCTGCAGTTTGGAACACAAGTTGTGTGTCCTGAGAGCCATCgtcaccctacacacacagggtctgcTGGACAACATCCAGCACATCACACATACCCTGCTGGCTTTACACCACACCATCCGCCACAGCAACAtg atGGATAAGGATGGTTTTGCAACAGAGCTGCTGAAtttcttggtgtgtgtgaatccTCACAGCTATGACATCACTGTGGAGCTCCTTACCCTACTGGCCAACAAAGAGCTGCGACTACa GGGCATTGCCAGGGGCATACTGCAGGCTCTGGGAGTGGACGATGCCCAGCGCTGGATCCTCCCACAGTTGCAGCCTTGGCAGGGGTACCCTCAGCAAACCCTGAGAGAGGCAGCTTACCTCTGGCTTCACAGCTGGGCTGAGCAGTACAGA GTGCTGAAGAGGCCAGCATTAGTGCAGGACGCACAGGGCAAGAGTGTGGTGGCACCTGCTGAAGTGCTGTGCTACTTCTGCTGGATACAGAGGGAGGCACAGACGCAACCCCCACCACCGCCACTAGAGGGCAGGAAAGACACCGTGCGCCTCGACACACGGTCACACAG ATGGGAGGCAGTCCAGCGTCTGGGTGAGACACACACTATGTCGCGGCTACGGGAACCTCAGG GGCTGGTGTTGCCGCCATTGGTGTCACGGCCGTTCCTGATGGGTTTCACACGtctgctctctctgcccctcccccgtGTAACCCTGTCCTCATTCCCATTCTCACTGGACCCACACTGTCTCAGAGAGGCCTTACCCCAGCGCTACTTCATCCTGGAGCGATCCTACACCCACTACTACAGATGA